CGAGGAGAAGGACGCCGACGTCGAAGTGACGAAGATCACGTCGCTCGAAACCGAGGAACGGAACGTCGAATCTCGGCTGTACAAGCTGTCCGACCGGCAACGGGAGGTCTTCGAGTTGGCGTGCGAACTCGACTACTACACGTGGCCCAGGGAGATCTCCACCAGGGAACTCGCCGACGAACTCGACATCTCGAAGACGACGCTCCTTGAACACCTGCGCAAAGCCGAAGCGAAGTTGCTGAACCCCGAGTAGTTCCGCCGGACGACCGAGCGGGGGAAGAAACCGTCAGTCGTCCTGCGTTTTGATATCGGCCGACAGCCCCTGAGCCATCTCGATGTCCCTGGAGTTGTTCAGCGTCCACGCCGTACGCTCGGTGACGGCTTCGATGACCTCGCGCCCGCTCGGATAGCCGTTGCCGGACTTCTTGACCCCGCCGAACGGGAGGTGGACCTCTGCGCCGATGCACGGCAGGTTGGCGTACGCGAGTCCGATTTCGGCGTGGTCGCGGTAGTAGTTGATCTGGCGGTAGTCCTCGCTGACGATCGCGCCGGCGAGTCCGTAGTCGGTGTCGTTCTGGAGGGTGACGGCGTCTTCGATGCTACCGGAGTACTCGATGAGGGCGACGTGCGGGGCGAACACCTCCTCGTGGATGCAGCGGAGGTCCTCGTCGTACTCCGTCTCGTAGACGAACGGACCGACCCAGTGGCCGCCCTCGTGACCCTCGGGAATCTCGTCGTCGTCGAGTTCCTCGCGGTCGACCAGCACGTCGACGCCCTCCTCGCGCGCCAGTTCGTTGTACCGGCGGAACTTCTCTTCGTGCTCGGCTTCGATGAGCGGGCCCATGAACGTCTCCTCGTCGAGCGGGTCGCCGACCGAGACGTTCTCCGCGGTTTCGACGAACCGTCGCTTGAACTCGTCGTAGACGTCCTCGTGGACGATGAGACGCTCGGAGGAGACGCAGCGCTGACCCGTCGTCTTGAACGATGACATGATGGCCGAGTGGACCGCGACGTCGAGGTCGGCCTCCTCGGTGACGACGACGGCGTTCTTGCCGCCCATCTCGCACGCCGCCAGCTTGCCCGGTTGGGCCGCGACCTTCTGGGCGACCTGGTGGCCGACCTCCGCCGACCCCGTGAAGAGGACGGTGTCGACGCGGTCGTCCTCGACGATTGCGTTACCGACGTCGCCGAAGCCCTGGACCATGTTGAAC
This genomic window from Halorussus vallis contains:
- a CDS encoding aldehyde dehydrogenase family protein, translating into MSQQTGTRLGRHYIDGEWTEGTGENEFTSENPATGDSLKTFCRSTEDDVARAVSAAEDAQAEWRELSYIDRAEYLWDIYHELKERTDELGEIVTKECGKEISEGKADVVEAAHMVEWAAGNARHPHGDIVPSEIGSKDAYMRRQPRGVIGCITPWNFPVAIPFWHMAVALVEGNTVVWKPAEQTPWCGQIIAEMFDDAGIPEGVFNMVQGFGDVGNAIVEDDRVDTVLFTGSAEVGHQVAQKVAAQPGKLAACEMGGKNAVVVTEEADLDVAVHSAIMSSFKTTGQRCVSSERLIVHEDVYDEFKRRFVETAENVSVGDPLDEETFMGPLIEAEHEEKFRRYNELAREEGVDVLVDREELDDDEIPEGHEGGHWVGPFVYETEYDEDLRCIHEEVFAPHVALIEYSGSIEDAVTLQNDTDYGLAGAIVSEDYRQINYYRDHAEIGLAYANLPCIGAEVHLPFGGVKKSGNGYPSGREVIEAVTERTAWTLNNSRDIEMAQGLSADIKTQDD